The Variovorax sp. S12S4 genome includes the window TTGGGAGCGCCGCGGCTTTTTCGAGGGCGTTCTCCAGGGCGTATGGGCACGCGCCGGCCGAATTGAAGCGTGCCGCCAGCGCTTGACAATACCGCCGCATTCGCCCAATACTCAACCCAACGGTTAACTATTGGATGAGAGGACACCCCGCATGAAATACCAGGGAAGCTGCCACTGCGGCCGCATCAAGTTCGAGGCCGAGGGCGAGATCACCTCGGCCCTGTCGTGCAATTGCTCCATGTGCCAGCGTAAGGGCACGCTGATGTGGTTTGTGCCGCGCGGCAACATGCAGCTGCTCACGCCCGAAGAAGACACCAGCGTCTACCTCTTCAACAAGCACGTGATCAAGCACCGCTTCTGCCCCGAGTGCGGCATTCATCCCTATGGCGAAGCCAAGGCCCCGTCGGGCGAGCCGATGGCGGCCATCAATCTCCGTTGCATCGAGGGCATCGACCTGCAGGCGGTTCCTGTCACGCAGTTCGACGGACGATCGGTATAGGCGCGGGCTGGCTCGGCGCGTGCGTCAGCGTGAAGAGCCCCACGTCGACCCGTCCCGACAGAAAGCCCGCCTCGCAGTAGCAGAGGTAGTACTCCCACAGCCGCTTGAACGAGGCGTCGAAGCCCAGCGGCTCGATGGTCGGCCATGCCGCAAGAAAGCGGTGCCGCCATTCGGCGAGCGTGGCGGCATAGCTGGCGCCGAATGATTCGGCGCATTCCAGCGCAAGGCCCGCGCGCGCGGCCTCGGCCTCGAGCGCGTGCACCGAGGGCAGCATGCCGCCCGGAAAGATGAAGCGCTGGATGAAGTCGGGGCTGCGGCGGTATTGCTCGAAGTGCTCGCCCGCAATGGTGATGACCTGAACCACCGCCGTGCCGCCCGGCGCCAGGCTCTCCCGCAGCGTGTCGAAGTACACCGGCCAGTAGCGCTCGCCCACCGCCTCGAGCATCTCGATGGACACGATCCGGTCGTAGCGGCCCTGCACGTCGCGGTAGTCCTGCAGGCGCAGGTCGATCTGCGCCTGCAGCCCCTCTTCCTGCACGCGCTGCTGCGCATGCGCGAGCTGTTCGGAAGACAGCGTGAGGCCCGTGACCTGCGCCCCGTTTCGCCGCGCCAGCGCGAGTGCGAGTGCGCCCCAGCCGCATCCGATTTCGAGCACCGAGTCGCCGGGCGCCGGTGCAAGCAGCTCGGCGATGCGGTCGATCTTGGCCGCCTGCGCCTCTTCGAGCGATTCGTCGCCCGTGGCGTACAGCGCGCTCGAATAGATCAGGTCGGCGTCGAGCCACTGGGCGTAGAACGCATTGCCCATGTCGTAGTGGAAGGAGATGTTCTGCCGGCTGCCGCGGCGCGTGTTGGCGCGCATGCGGTGAACGGCGCGGCCGAACCATTTCGCGGGCAACGAGGCTTGGAAGACGCGGCCCCAGCCGGCCTCGTTGCGAATGCCGAATTCGAGCAGCGCCGTCAAGTCATGGGTCGACCAGTCGCCATCACGGTAAGACTCGGCAAGGCCGATGTCGCCTCGCAGCAGCATGCGCGCGAGCGGCCTCCAGCGGTGCAGCCTGATGGCGGCATGCGGGCCTGCCGCCGCGCCGCGGCCTTCCACGCGCTCGCCATTGGGCAGTTCCACGGAAATGGCGCCGCAGTGCACGCTGCGCAGCAGGCGCGCCAGCAGCCGGCGCAGCGGCCGACGAATCCAGGACGTTGGAGCAAGCCCCACGGGCGAGCCGAGCGCCGCAGCCTCGAGGCCGCTGGACGTGGAAGAAGTTGAATTGCTCATGAGTCCTTGGTTCCAGCAATGGTGACCGGCTTCGCGGGCGCGGGCGGGCAAGAGCGGAAGCGCGCGCCCTTCACCCACAGCCGCAGCGCCTCCCAGTGAATGGCGGCGATGACCTTGAAGGTCAGCAGCGGATGGGAGAAGAACGCCAGCGCCAGTGCCGCATCGCCCAGCGGTCGGCGCTGCGCATCCAGGCTCGCGGTGAGCACTGCGCCTTCCGCATCGCGCGCGGTAATGCCGATGCGTAGCCCCTTGCGCTCTGCATCAGGCGGCTCGACGCGAAAGTCGTAGCGCATGTCGATATCGAGAAACGGCGATACATGAAAGTGCTTGGCGCACTGCTGCGCAATGCGTTCGCCGTGGCGCTCCGCCTCGTCTACCGGAATCAGGTAGCTGTGGCGCTGGCCGAAGGTGTTGCTCACCTCATAGAGCACGGCCTGCAGGCCGCCATCCGGGTGGCCGCAAAAGTACACACTGAGCGGATTGAACGCATAGCCCAGGATGCGCGGCATGCTGAGCAGGTGGATGGCGCCGCCCGTGCGCAGGCCCGCGGCATCGAGCTGCCGTTCCACATACCCGCGCAGCGCCATGC containing:
- a CDS encoding GFA family protein; the encoded protein is MKYQGSCHCGRIKFEAEGEITSALSCNCSMCQRKGTLMWFVPRGNMQLLTPEEDTSVYLFNKHVIKHRFCPECGIHPYGEAKAPSGEPMAAINLRCIEGIDLQAVPVTQFDGRSV
- a CDS encoding SAM-dependent methyltransferase, whose product is MSNSTSSTSSGLEAAALGSPVGLAPTSWIRRPLRRLLARLLRSVHCGAISVELPNGERVEGRGAAAGPHAAIRLHRWRPLARMLLRGDIGLAESYRDGDWSTHDLTALLEFGIRNEAGWGRVFQASLPAKWFGRAVHRMRANTRRGSRQNISFHYDMGNAFYAQWLDADLIYSSALYATGDESLEEAQAAKIDRIAELLAPAPGDSVLEIGCGWGALALALARRNGAQVTGLTLSSEQLAHAQQRVQEEGLQAQIDLRLQDYRDVQGRYDRIVSIEMLEAVGERYWPVYFDTLRESLAPGGTAVVQVITIAGEHFEQYRRSPDFIQRFIFPGGMLPSVHALEAEAARAGLALECAESFGASYAATLAEWRHRFLAAWPTIEPLGFDASFKRLWEYYLCYCEAGFLSGRVDVGLFTLTHAPSQPAPIPIVRRTA
- a CDS encoding DUF1365 domain-containing protein, with protein sequence MKQGSALYLGRVTHQRLRPARHRLGYRVFSLLVDVDELPALSRRLRLFSFNRFNLFSLHESDYGAGDGMALRGYVERQLDAAGLRTGGAIHLLSMPRILGYAFNPLSVYFCGHPDGGLQAVLYEVSNTFGQRHSYLIPVDEAERHGERIAQQCAKHFHVSPFLDIDMRYDFRVEPPDAERKGLRIGITARDAEGAVLTASLDAQRRPLGDAALALAFFSHPLLTFKVIAAIHWEALRLWVKGARFRSCPPAPAKPVTIAGTKDS